The following proteins come from a genomic window of Pseudomonas sp. WJP1:
- a CDS encoding FAD/NAD(P)-dependent oxidoreductase, with protein MKPVVIIGAGPAGIRAAQTLVAHGVRSVLVDESARGGGQIYRRQPANFKRSPVKLYGFEARKASALHQTIDELREQIDYRPDTLVWNAEDGALDTLHDGRAARLEFSRVIVATGATDRILPVPGWTLPGVYSLGAAQIALKFQGCAIGERVVFAGSGPLLYLVAYQYAKAGANVVAVLDSSPFSAQARALPGLLAQPGTLAKGIYYRGWLTAHGIPVHQDATLNRIDGQRRVQSLTWSNAKGQHRLDCDAVAFAHGLRSETQLADLLGCEFAWNPLNRAWLPTRDRAGRSSVAEVYLAGDGAGIMGADAAEMAGERAALALLEDIGYLIPSQRPTQLEQSMERIGDFRQGLERAFAFPEHWAANVADDVMVCRCEEVRAGDIRQVVREGHWEINRVKAHCRVGMGRCQGRMCGAAAAEIIACESQRGVSDIGRLRAQAPIKPLPFGLEIEA; from the coding sequence ATGAAGCCTGTGGTCATCATCGGTGCCGGCCCCGCCGGTATTCGTGCCGCGCAAACCCTGGTCGCCCACGGTGTGCGTTCGGTCCTGGTGGACGAATCCGCACGGGGTGGCGGGCAGATCTATCGGCGCCAGCCGGCCAACTTCAAGCGTTCGCCGGTCAAGCTGTATGGCTTTGAGGCGCGCAAGGCCAGCGCCCTGCACCAGACCATCGACGAACTGCGCGAGCAGATCGATTACCGCCCCGACACCCTGGTGTGGAACGCCGAGGACGGCGCCCTCGACACCTTGCACGACGGGCGTGCCGCGCGGCTGGAGTTTTCCCGGGTGATCGTCGCCACCGGCGCCACCGACCGGATTCTGCCGGTGCCGGGCTGGACCCTGCCCGGCGTCTACAGCCTTGGCGCGGCGCAGATCGCGCTGAAGTTCCAGGGCTGTGCCATCGGCGAGCGCGTGGTGTTCGCCGGCAGTGGCCCGCTGCTGTACCTGGTCGCCTATCAATATGCCAAGGCTGGCGCCAACGTGGTCGCGGTGCTCGACAGCTCGCCCTTCAGCGCCCAGGCCCGTGCCCTGCCCGGCCTGCTGGCGCAACCGGGCACGTTGGCCAAAGGCATCTATTACCGAGGCTGGCTGACCGCACATGGCATCCCGGTGCATCAGGACGCGACCTTGAACCGCATCGATGGCCAGCGACGTGTGCAGTCGCTGACGTGGTCCAATGCCAAAGGCCAACACCGGTTGGACTGCGACGCCGTCGCCTTCGCCCACGGCCTGCGCAGTGAAACCCAACTCGCCGACCTGCTCGGCTGCGAATTCGCCTGGAACCCGCTCAACCGCGCCTGGCTACCCACCCGTGACCGCGCCGGCCGCAGCAGTGTCGCCGAGGTGTACCTGGCCGGTGACGGTGCCGGCATCATGGGCGCTGACGCCGCGGAAATGGCCGGTGAGCGCGCGGCCCTGGCATTGCTTGAAGACATCGGCTACCTGATCCCCTCGCAACGGCCCACACAGCTTGAGCAATCGATGGAACGCATCGGCGACTTTCGTCAGGGCCTGGAGCGTGCCTTTGCCTTTCCCGAACACTGGGCCGCGAATGTCGCCGATGACGTCATGGTCTGCCGCTGCGAAGAAGTCCGCGCCGGCGATATTCGCCAGGTGGTGCGCGAGGGCCACTGGGAAATCAATCGGGTCAAGGCCCATTGCCGGGTCGGCATGGGCCGCTGCCAGGGCCGGATGTGTGGCGCTGCGGCGGCGGAAATCATTGCCTGTGAAAGCCAGCGCGGTGTGTCCGACATCGGTCGGCTGCGGGCCCAGGCACCCATCAAGCCGCTGCCTTTTGGCCTGGAGATTGAAGCATGA
- a CDS encoding (2Fe-2S)-binding protein — MALLKRLAEGDRPALDFTLDGQPASGLLGDTLLTAVLSCDEHLRGSDFSAEPRAGFCLMGACQDCWVRLGDGRRVRACSTLLEAGQNISREPGRSL; from the coding sequence ATGGCTCTGCTGAAACGACTGGCCGAAGGCGACCGCCCGGCCCTGGACTTCACCCTCGACGGGCAACCGGCCAGCGGCCTGCTCGGCGACACCCTGTTGACAGCGGTGCTGAGCTGCGACGAGCACCTGCGCGGCAGTGACTTCAGCGCCGAACCCCGCGCCGGGTTTTGCCTGATGGGCGCGTGTCAGGATTGCTGGGTGCGCCTGGGCGATGGGCGTCGGGTGCGGGCCTGTTCGACGTTGCTTGAAGCCGGGCAGAACATCAGCCGCGAACCGGGACGATCCCTATGA
- a CDS encoding ABC transporter permease, translating into MSRNGPFALLFHTLVVLFMLAPLVVVCLVAFTPENTLSLPTTEFSLRWFRAVFERADFVDAFYNSLILAFSAATLATLVAVPAALAITRFEFPGRDFLNGLFLSPIIIPHLVLGVALLRLFALLGVNGSFAWLIFAHVLVITPYVLRLVLASAIGLDRSAEHAAQSLGAGRFTLFRQITLPMILPGVAGGWLLAFINSFDEVTLSIFVTSPATQTLPVRMYVYATESIDPMMAAVSALVIALTAVTMILLDRVYGLDRVLVGKQ; encoded by the coding sequence ATGTCCAGGAACGGTCCTTTCGCCCTGCTGTTTCATACCCTGGTGGTGCTGTTCATGCTCGCGCCGCTGGTGGTGGTGTGCCTGGTGGCCTTCACCCCGGAGAACACCCTGAGCCTGCCCACCACCGAGTTTTCCCTGCGTTGGTTCCGCGCGGTGTTCGAGCGTGCCGATTTTGTCGATGCGTTCTACAACAGCCTGATCCTGGCGTTCAGCGCCGCGACCCTGGCGACCCTGGTTGCGGTGCCCGCGGCGTTGGCGATCACCCGCTTCGAATTTCCGGGGCGGGATTTTCTCAACGGCCTGTTCCTGTCGCCGATCATCATTCCGCACCTGGTGCTGGGTGTGGCGCTGTTGCGTCTGTTCGCCTTGCTGGGGGTCAACGGCAGCTTCGCCTGGCTGATCTTCGCCCATGTGCTGGTGATCACGCCGTACGTACTGCGCCTGGTGCTGGCCTCGGCCATCGGCCTGGACCGCAGCGCCGAGCACGCCGCGCAATCCCTCGGTGCCGGGCGCTTCACGCTGTTCCGCCAGATCACCTTGCCGATGATCCTGCCGGGGGTGGCCGGTGGCTGGCTGCTGGCGTTCATCAACAGTTTCGATGAGGTCACGCTGTCGATCTTTGTCACCTCGCCGGCCACGCAAACCCTGCCAGTGCGCATGTACGTGTACGCCACCGAATCGATCGATCCGATGATGGCGGCGGTGTCAGCGCTGGTCATTGCGCTGACCGCGGTCACCATGATTCTGCTTGACCGGGTTTATGGCCTGGATCGGGTTCTAGTGGGCAAACAATGA
- a CDS encoding ABC transporter permease — protein sequence MSTLAAIRQGRQGYLLSAPALALYLGLLLIPLALTLVLSFNVFDYSSGIDGEAFTVEHYGSLLGDPYFYEIFLRTLWISALTTLLCVLIGVPEAYILSRMGTPWRSIFLILILTPLLISVVVRAFGWSLLLGADGLVNQTLQAFGGSPVKLLYTPFAVVIALVHVMLPFMIIPVWTSLQKLDPAAEQAALSLGASQFTVIRKIVLPQVMPGVLSGTLIVFGLAASSFAIPGLLGGRRLKMVATLIYDQYLSELNWPMGAAIAVALLLINLLIMLSWNRMIEGRYKKSLG from the coding sequence ATGAGTACGCTCGCCGCCATCCGCCAGGGCCGCCAGGGGTATCTGCTGTCCGCACCCGCCCTGGCCTTGTACCTCGGTTTACTGCTCATTCCCCTGGCGCTGACGTTGGTCCTGTCGTTCAACGTCTTCGACTACAGCTCGGGGATCGACGGCGAAGCTTTCACGGTCGAGCACTACGGCAGCCTGCTGGGGGATCCCTACTTCTATGAAATCTTCCTGCGCACGTTGTGGATCAGCGCCCTGACCACCTTGCTCTGCGTACTGATCGGCGTGCCCGAGGCGTACATCCTCAGCCGCATGGGCACCCCATGGCGCTCGATTTTCCTGATCCTGATCCTCACCCCGCTGCTGATTTCAGTGGTGGTGCGCGCCTTCGGCTGGAGCCTGTTGCTCGGTGCCGACGGCCTGGTCAACCAGACCCTGCAAGCCTTCGGCGGCTCGCCGGTGAAGCTGCTCTACACGCCGTTCGCGGTGGTGATTGCGCTGGTCCACGTGATGCTGCCGTTCATGATCATTCCGGTCTGGACCTCGCTGCAAAAGCTCGACCCCGCCGCCGAACAGGCCGCGCTGTCCCTGGGCGCCAGCCAATTCACGGTGATTCGAAAAATAGTCCTGCCGCAAGTCATGCCCGGCGTGTTGTCCGGCACCCTGATCGTGTTCGGCCTTGCCGCCAGCTCCTTCGCGATTCCCGGCCTGCTCGGCGGGCGTCGCCTGAAGATGGTCGCCACGCTGATCTACGACCAGTACCTGTCGGAGCTCAACTGGCCCATGGGCGCGGCCATCGCCGTGGCCCTGCTGCTCATCAACCTGCTGATCATGCTGTCGTGGAACCGCATGATCGAAGGCCGCTACAAGAAATCATTGGGATAA
- a CDS encoding ABC transporter ATP-binding protein translates to MAFVQLEKLGKRYGEIDAVVATDLSVEKGEFVSLLGPSGCGKTTTLQMIAGFVEVTSGRIVLDGRDITHAKPASRGLGVVFQSYALFPHMTVKDNVAFGLRMRKVPGAEIAQRVDRVLKLVRLNQHAERYPRELSGGQRQRVALARALVIQPPVLLLDEPLSNLDANLREEMQFEIRRIQREVGITTLMVTHDQSEALSISDRVVVMQAGRITQIDAPYTLYEHPRTEFISGFVGKANLLPGERDTAGEVQVCTYGAGELTLSLRPEKIDLCEAGHGRLQGKVSSRFFLGSQWLYSVSTSLGELCVVRRNDGAAPLNEGTAVGLDWDAALLRVLSIDEVTA, encoded by the coding sequence ATGGCTTTTGTGCAACTTGAAAAACTCGGCAAACGCTACGGTGAGATCGACGCCGTGGTCGCCACCGACCTGTCGGTGGAGAAAGGCGAATTCGTTTCCCTGCTCGGCCCTTCCGGGTGCGGCAAGACCACTACCCTGCAAATGATCGCCGGTTTCGTCGAAGTCACCAGTGGGCGCATCGTGCTCGACGGGCGCGACATCACCCACGCCAAGCCCGCCAGCCGGGGCCTGGGCGTGGTGTTCCAGAGTTACGCGCTGTTCCCGCACATGACCGTCAAGGACAACGTCGCCTTCGGCCTGCGCATGCGCAAGGTGCCGGGCGCCGAGATTGCGCAACGGGTGGATCGGGTGCTCAAGCTGGTGCGCCTCAACCAACACGCCGAGCGCTATCCGCGGGAGCTGTCCGGCGGCCAACGCCAACGTGTTGCCCTGGCCCGGGCGCTGGTGATCCAGCCGCCGGTGTTGCTACTCGATGAGCCGCTGTCCAACCTCGACGCCAACCTGCGTGAAGAGATGCAATTCGAGATCCGCCGCATCCAGCGCGAAGTCGGGATCACCACGCTGATGGTCACCCACGACCAGTCTGAAGCGCTGTCGATCAGCGACCGCGTGGTGGTGATGCAGGCCGGGCGCATCACCCAGATCGATGCCCCTTACACCCTCTACGAACACCCGCGCACCGAGTTCATTTCCGGATTCGTCGGCAAGGCCAACCTGCTGCCCGGTGAACGCGACACGGCGGGTGAGGTTCAGGTGTGCACCTATGGCGCCGGCGAACTGACCCTGAGCCTGCGTCCGGAAAAAATCGATCTGTGCGAGGCAGGCCATGGGCGCTTGCAAGGCAAGGTCAGCAGCCGCTTCTTTCTCGGAAGCCAATGGTTGTATAGCGTCTCGACCAGCCTTGGTGAACTCTGCGTGGTCCGCCGTAACGACGGCGCGGCACCCTTGAACGAAGGCACAGCGGTTGGCCTGGATTGGGACGCGGCACTGTTGCGCGTGCTGAGCATCGACGAGGTGACGGCATGA
- a CDS encoding IclR family transcriptional regulator, translating to MSDSIERNENKNEVGVGAVSRLFAVLRALGDTVEGGERVTQLAQHIGLSQPTTHRLLRSLMDEGMVEQDARSKRYRLSLDFFALAARAGNSGNLRELVRPALLRLSASLGDSLFLLARSGFDAICLDRSEGPFPIRTFTGDIGGRVALGVGQGSLAILAFLPEEERDTVIHYNLPRLKDFHLYDEVFLRSEVENVRKLGYAGRNTGVLQGMAGVAVPILDREGRAVAALSVATVSDRLGPDRLPTVVEMLKREAALIGPRINPFDPLLRRPSQVFGQG from the coding sequence ATGTCAGATTCCATTGAGCGGAATGAAAACAAAAACGAGGTCGGTGTCGGCGCCGTCTCAAGACTGTTTGCGGTGCTGCGTGCGTTGGGCGATACCGTCGAGGGCGGTGAGCGGGTGACACAATTGGCCCAGCACATAGGCCTGTCGCAACCGACCACTCACCGGTTGCTGCGCAGCCTGATGGACGAGGGCATGGTCGAGCAGGATGCGCGCAGTAAACGCTATCGCCTGAGCCTGGACTTTTTCGCCCTGGCCGCCCGCGCAGGTAACAGCGGCAACCTGCGTGAACTGGTGCGTCCGGCGCTGTTGCGGCTGTCGGCATCGTTGGGCGACTCGTTGTTCCTGCTGGCGCGCAGTGGCTTTGATGCGATCTGCCTGGACCGCAGCGAAGGGCCGTTTCCGATCCGCACCTTCACCGGTGATATCGGCGGGCGCGTGGCATTGGGGGTGGGCCAGGGCAGCCTGGCGATCCTGGCGTTCTTGCCAGAAGAGGAGCGCGATACGGTGATCCATTACAACTTGCCACGGCTCAAGGATTTCCATCTGTATGACGAGGTGTTCCTGCGTTCGGAAGTCGAGAACGTGCGCAAGCTCGGTTACGCCGGGCGCAACACCGGTGTTTTACAGGGCATGGCCGGGGTGGCGGTGCCGATACTGGATCGTGAAGGGCGCGCGGTGGCGGCGTTGAGCGTGGCGACCGTGAGTGATCGGCTTGGCCCGGACCGCTTGCCGACGGTGGTGGAGATGCTCAAGCGCGAAGCAGCGCTGATCGGGCCGCGGATCAATCCGTTTGATCCGTTGTTGCGGCGGCCTTCGCAGGTGTTTGGGCAGGGTTGA
- a CDS encoding anti-sigma factor family protein, whose translation MISMPPSERDLHAYVDHQLGEEDRRLVETFLASNPEISAQVRAWQQDAQQLRAALSGALRQPDNPDLDPVQIRRRLRSQSRRHLASAAVLLIAVSIGGVSGWQAREMTLLSAAQPMADAMQAYRLIAEQGLLPADYKAGDDGDMQGWLDRYFTQANRLPDLSGAGFKPASGRLLSTEQGPAAMVVYEDLRGQKISFYVRPPGPKNYLLPRGSRSDGGLQAEYWSGGGYNYAMVSPTDTPAAQMLRQTTKF comes from the coding sequence ATGATCAGCATGCCCCCCAGCGAGCGCGACCTGCACGCCTACGTCGACCATCAGCTCGGCGAGGAAGACCGGCGTCTGGTGGAGACTTTCCTGGCCAGTAACCCGGAAATTTCCGCACAAGTCCGTGCCTGGCAGCAGGACGCCCAACAACTGCGTGCTGCCCTGAGTGGTGCCTTGCGGCAACCGGACAATCCGGACCTCGATCCTGTGCAGATCCGCCGACGCTTAAGGAGCCAGTCCCGACGCCACCTGGCCAGCGCCGCGGTATTGCTGATCGCCGTCAGCATCGGTGGGGTCAGCGGCTGGCAGGCCCGGGAAATGACCCTCCTCAGCGCAGCGCAACCGATGGCCGATGCCATGCAGGCTTATCGTCTGATTGCCGAGCAGGGACTATTGCCGGCCGACTACAAGGCGGGCGACGACGGTGACATGCAGGGCTGGCTCGACCGTTATTTCACCCAGGCCAATCGCCTGCCTGATTTGTCGGGCGCAGGCTTCAAACCGGCCAGCGGGCGCTTGCTCAGCACTGAGCAAGGGCCGGCGGCGATGGTGGTCTACGAGGACCTACGCGGGCAGAAAATCAGTTTTTACGTGCGCCCGCCGGGACCGAAAAACTATCTGCTGCCCAGGGGCAGTCGCAGTGATGGAGGCTTGCAGGCTGAGTATTGGTCGGGGGGCGGGTACAACTACGCGATGGTCAGCCCGACGGATACGCCGGCGGCACAGATGCTCAGGCAAACCACCAAATTCTGA
- a CDS encoding RNA polymerase sigma factor encodes MNDIDEQLREIIPRLRRFAVSLTRNPSSADDLVQSCLERALSSWGDKRVEGDLRAWLFSILYRQFLDAHRRTRRYARMLEFFTGRDDAQPSVERTVIAQSTLNAFDQLPTEQRALLLWVSVEGLSYKEVAEILDVPTGTVMSRLSRARQALRQLSDGEINRPALRRLK; translated from the coding sequence ATGAACGATATCGACGAACAACTGCGAGAAATCATTCCCAGGTTGCGCCGCTTCGCCGTATCGCTGACGCGCAATCCGAGCAGCGCCGACGACCTGGTGCAGTCGTGCCTGGAGCGTGCGCTGTCGAGTTGGGGCGACAAACGTGTCGAAGGCGACCTGCGCGCCTGGTTGTTCTCGATACTTTATCGACAGTTTCTCGATGCTCACCGCCGTACCCGACGCTACGCGCGAATGCTCGAATTCTTCACCGGACGCGACGATGCGCAGCCTTCGGTGGAGCGAACCGTGATCGCGCAATCGACCCTCAATGCCTTCGATCAGCTGCCCACTGAACAGCGCGCGCTGCTGCTGTGGGTGTCGGTTGAGGGCCTGAGTTACAAAGAGGTCGCCGAGATTCTCGACGTGCCCACCGGTACCGTGATGTCCCGCCTGTCCCGGGCCCGCCAGGCCCTGCGCCAACTCAGCGATGGCGAAATCAACCGCCCTGCCCTGCGGAGACTCAAATGA